The proteins below are encoded in one region of Takifugu rubripes chromosome 1, fTakRub1.2, whole genome shotgun sequence:
- the LOC101073197 gene encoding ankyrin-3-like isoform X13 produces MSEEVKEKAPGKAHRKKKGKKTDVNACYLRSARAGNLEKTLDYLKNGVDINICNQNGLNALHLASKEGHVEVVAELIKLGANVDAATKQKGNTALHIASLAGQTDVVKKLVTHHANVNAQSQNGFTPLYMAAQENHLEVVQFLLDNSSSQSIATEDGFTPLAVALQQGHEQVVSLLLENDTKGKVRLPALHIAARKDDTKAAALLLQSDHNANVESKMMVNRTTESGFTPLHIAAHYGNINVATLLLNRGASVDFKARNDITPLHVASKRGNSNMVRLLLERGAKIDARTKDGLTPLHCGARSGHEQVVDMLLNRGAPILSKTKNGLSPLHMATQGDHLNCVQLLLHHDVPVDDVTNDYLTALHVAAHCGHYKVAKVIVDKKANPNAKALNGFTPLHIACKKNRVKVMELLLKHGASIQAVTESGLTPIHVAAFMGHDNIVHQLISHGASPNTSNVRGETALHMAARAGQSNVVRYLIQNGARVDARAKDDQTPLHISSRLGKQDIVQQLLANGACPDATTSSGYTPLHLAAREGHRDVAATLLDNGANLSIITKKGFTPLHVAAKYGNMEVANLLLQKDASPDAAGKSGLTPLHVAAHYDNQKVALLLLNQGASPHAAAKNGYTPLHIAAKKNQMEITTTLLEYGAPTDTVTRQGITPLHLAAQEGNVDVVTLLLARDAPVNVGNKSGLTPLHLAAQEDKVNVAEILVNHGATLDPETKLGYTPLHVACHYGNVKMVNFLLKNQAKVNARTKNGYTPLHQAAQQGHTHIINLLLHHGAPANELTNNGNSALSIARRLGYISVVDTLKVVSEETLTTQTVMEKHKMNVPETMNEVLDMSDDEELDVENICISYTCDDAMTGDTDKYLAPQDLRELGDDSLPQEGYVGFSVGARSQSLRSFSSDRSNTLNRSSFTRDSMMIEEILAPSKDTMLSKERSFIVEQHHKLLAAAKNDNDSLRRYSWTPDALDNVNLVSSPIHSGFLVSFMVDARGGSMRGSRHNGMRIIIPPRKCTAPTRITCRLAKRHKLATPPPMVEGEGLASRLVEVGPAGAQFLGPVIVEIPHFGSMRGQERELIILRSENGESWKEHLYDCKTDDLVQLLAGMDEELDSPGELERKRICRIITKDFPQYFAVVSRIRQETNQMGPEGGTLCSRSVPLVQASFPEGALTKKIKVGLQAQPVPDDTVKKILGNRATFSPIVTVEPRRRKFHKPITMTIPVPPLSGEGLTNGYKGDSTPCLRLLCSITGGTSPAQWEDITGTTPLTFVNDCVSFTTNVSARFWLADCHQIPETVGLAAQLYRELICVPYMAKFVVFAKMNDPVESRLRCFCMTDDKVDKTLEQQENFEEVARSKDIEVLEGRPIYVDCYGNLSPLTKTGQQLVLNFYAFKENRLPFCVKVRDPSQEPCGRLTFLKECKPPKGLPQTAVCNLNITLPSVRKEMESDAEDETEKPERRHTFASLALRKRYSYLAEPALKTAVERSTAARTLPAGYPHKPVFPTRPYPPWSTAPITVPVQTRPLVGMGPSFITADSQAGSPAASPLKTPWNLSSTSPIKAPHGTPSPAPTLASPVKSVSDAASSSPTRSYRTTPSPIKTVAQLSQYPVQGSASFASTDPASIKSLASSYMTPPLRSVPNGSVPSALVTAPASTKPTYNVYPSNLTFKTALGAADSAMLSSLRSGSSLSCLKTSADSTLSSKAGKSTPSSLSSTGQTTVASSNLMTGSGSPVRYPSSSSTPSSPSFRQLSERSSSLQERIQATTQAATSSVSAALNEAIDSHSVSGYGTLKSLSSPRRSVMSSSTYGSVRTAPATTTLSVSSSAMTVPVYSFVNVIPETPVKPGPGSLKVVLPDSPRALSSSSLPLSSCLTASKINSQLKSPPFITPPVVHPAATSSQEILKDVADMKEDLIRMTAILQTDTQTAAKTVQTSNTGTPKEAKLEDEEPFALVERVKEDLVKVSEILHKNIMNDSKDIVSEDEWEEFSRDEIEEARRSVVSDYYHPLDESTVLLKHQSSKDLDLAQVVDFLTNDIGASSLSRMAELRSKYAEETKKEGEEKLKRVLKPSMSIQEHKLKMPPPASGMIRSPSEKDLSRFTESYQGTDVILESPEDLSHEQDKSPLSDSGFETRSEKTPSAPQSAESTGPKPLFTESPIPPCVTETRTEVVHIRSFEPSDEACKPVPAMEAASAIASTEPDAAQMGTTKAVQMKLPEEDSMMNKSVCLKEETHITTTTRMVYHKPQLSDGAEMIEEGMSVRDLMKAFQSGRDPSKELAGLFEHKSNQDSVKGDELTPRFLDRDIKSKPKVERIIEVHIEKGHSTAEPTEVIIRETKKHPELYVYKGDHGIKELTGYDEGQQEEEELTAEEILPSFLESRVNTPVSQEEDSRPSSAQLIADDSYKALKLLSQHSIEYCDDELSEIRGESYNFAEKMLLSEKLDTSLSHSDLDDADKKHHLYSGQSGAEFQQQGSPKREFASKSSKDGSPKAGKFLQRDEPSQFDKVTVLHYSTEQGSPKHAVWMRFTEDKQDRSRDKLLYEDRVDQTVKEAEEKLCEVSQFFRDKTEKLNDELQSPEKKPLRREVQEPRSWPSSACSSPEKTVQKPKTGNEVIGKSKLKEPSIVKVFGSTGTPEKKSSSLPSSPQRGISVRASEDTIKKESKISESERSTSKVSAVRMKFESAAQKQSPSSPIKIPPPVQPKPSIKKLQESKLPVYQHSPAGKVSKVSETAEKMSPTKDACPLTDGGKPSSKIAKLAEDKLSKKNVPLESLRINLTEVHRVVSKDKNIHPNQNTTLPQEKDAGKNNWVTKRETTTKGPVAEVPQKDPELINTNLRKKPESQIPVKSSSTLETDLTTKQTITKSQIPTIARSKTQKSVETPVDTDKTDKTFEILDNAPRDSNFNNLPSPREALEKVLTPPTTGTKENFKGIKTLPVYVSVQVGRQAEREAKGSLYTVKQTTNSTLSPISPDDDTMEQVSFIDSSGKSPVTPETPSSEEVSYDLTSRTPDGFMGFVPGKPSPIMEVCEESEEDEDKVVLSFREKTPEPVVPPTQADLANANREEPKTIDNQPNINQLEKNPDGSYDEGLDQVQREVSKDKGIAYIEFPPPPPLDSSEISDAERKGSCGSSETETEMMEVNLQEEHDKHLLTEPIIRIQPPTPVLPSADESQSNEDESDRDDDESIFQPIPSKKFFSKAPGEDEGEKKMEKEKTAKIKKPDKNGNNNGDGTNGSNGEAEDYECEQNGNDQSITDCSIATTAEFSHDTDATEIDSLDGYELQDEDDGLCEEADLQLFGLPNSRRDVWATDTFRSADHSFPPTKLEVIEEEKSPEECQTDPFNNEVPSNGEKADGVSPGEVKGQDQKPSGKEGFSDTYFSYKLGEDFNSPFKTVATKGLDFDPWPSKGGEEVVHVGGPQGGEGEPKPFGLAVDDQSQATTPDTTPARTPTDDSTPTSEPNPFPFHEGKMFEMTRSGAIDMSKRDMVEERLQFFQIGPQSPCERTDLRMAIVADHLGLSWTELARELDFSVEEINFIRVENPNSLTAQSFMLLKKWVHRDGKNATTDALTAVLTKINRLDIVTLLEGPIFDYGNISGTRCFADDNAVFPDQSDGYQNLDLELKTPTDLKYEPPTPLRSDDFFSDGDNSTDARSQTALTRPSDLSITQTSKELLGVASGAPIIQAEDTALGGEAREEAARLAACERPDNDRRAAEKFRKGADERAEGVEEGGASGSRHGNGLEEEEEEEMTQERLQSLLEDLKLEGGLDDVEMTEEGVRAILEQVRQAEKDVCSVPGWRSETSSLAQATGPSQPPAEEGSPQSLAASLETSTRDEGRGEEAKKGPGSAGPSRRPEERGDRPQPRAQGNTRADESSSGEEPSTTTRVYRRRVILKGEEAKNVPGESVTEEQFVDEDGNLVTRKVIRKVVRRVVTERKMSEGEIVNEGGAAGVAAVTGGADFTPPTGMAGGKGKKRGKRSRQGHKTERSEPGENGSKKQGKKSQS; encoded by the exons ACGGATGTCAACGCTTGTTACCTGCGTTCCGCCCGGGCCGGGAACCTGGAGAAGACCTTGGACTACCTGAAGAACGGCGTGGACATCAACATCTGCAACCAG AATGGTCTGAACGCGCTTCATCTGGCCTCCAAAGAGGGTCATGTGGAAGTGGTGGCGGAGCTCATCAAGCTGGGCGCCAACGTGGACGCCGCcaccaag CAGAAAGGGAACACAGCCCTCCACATAGCGTCGCTCGCCGGACAGACGGACGTGGTCAAGAAGCTCGTCACCCACCACGCCAACGTCAACGCACAGTCTCAG aatggATTCACGCCGCTCTACATGGCGGCGCAGGAGAACCACCTGGAGGTGGTCCAGTTCCTGCTGGACAACAGCTCCAGTCAGAGCATCGCCACCGAG gacggGTTCACCCCTCTGGCGGTGGCGCTGCAGCAGGGCCACGAGCAGGTGGTCTCCCTCCTGCTGGAGAACGACACCAAGGGGAAGGTCCGCCTCCCCGCCCTGCACATCGCCGCGCGCAAGGACGACACCAAGgccgcggcgctgctgctgcagagcgacCACAACGCTAACGTGGAGTCCAAG ATGATGGTGAATAGAACAACAGAG AGCGGTTTCACGCCTCTGCACATCGCCGCTCACTACGGGAACATCAACGTAGCCACGCTGCTGCTCAACAGGGGGGCTTCTGTGGACTTCAAGGCCAGA aaTGACATCACGCCGCTGCACGTAGCGTCTAAACGTGGGAACAGCAACATGgtgcggctgctgctggagagaggaGCCAAAATAGACGCAAGGActaag GATGGTTTGACTCCTCTTCACTGTGGGGCGAGGAGCGGCCACGAGCAAGTGGTGGATATGCTCCTGAACAGAGGAGCTCCAATTCTGTCCAAGACCAAG aaCGGGCTGTCCCCGCTCCACATGGCCACGCAAGGCGACCATCTGAACtgcgtccagctgctgctgcaccacgaCGTGCCCGTGGACGACGTGACCAATGACTACCTGACGGCGTTGCACGTGGCTGCCCACTGCGGCCACTACAAGGTGGCCAAGGTCATCGTGGACAAGAAGGCGAATCCCAATGCGAAAGCACTG AATGGTTTCACTCCTCTGCACATCGCCTGCAAGAAGAACAGGGTCAaggtgatggagctgctgctgaagcatgGAGCGTCCATACAAGCCgtcacagag TCCGGCCTCACCCCGATTCACGTCGCCGCCTTCATGGGACACGACAACATCGTGCACCAGCTCATCAGTCACGGCGCGTCGCCGAACACCAGTAATGTG agaggagagacggCGCTCCACATGGCGGCGAGGGCGGGACAGTCAAACGTGGTCCGCTATCTGATCCAGAACGGCGCTCGGGTGGACGCCAGGGCCAAG GACGACCAGACCCCGCTGCACATCTCCAGCCGTCTGGGCAAACAGGACATCGTCCAACAGCTGCTGGCCAACGGAGCGTGTCCCGACGCCACCACCAGCTCTGGCTACACGCCGCTACACCTGGCAGCCAGGGAGGGACACCGAGACGTGGCGGCGACGCTCCTGGACAACGGCGCCAACCTGAGCATCATTACCAAG AAGGGTTTCACCCCCCTGCATGTGGCCGCCAAGTACGGGAACATGGAGGTGgccaacctgctgctgcagaaggacgCCTCCCCCGACGCCGCCGGGAAG agtgGACTAACTCCACTGCATGTAGCGGCGCACTACGATAACCAGAAGGTGGCGCTGCTCTTGCTCAACCAGGGGGCGTCGCCGCACGCGGCCGCAAAG aaCGGCTACACGCCGCTCCACATCGCCGCCAAGAAGAACCAGATGGAGATAACCACCACGCTGCTGGAGTACGGCGCCCCCACCGACACCGTCACGCGCCAGGGAATCACGCCGCTGCACCTGGCGGCGCAGGAAGGCAACGTGGACGTGGTGACCCTGCTCCTGGCGCGAGACGCTCCCGTCAACGTGGGCAATAAG TCGGGGCTGACTCCGCTCCACCTGGCTGCCCAGGAGGATAAAGTGAACGTCGCTGAGATCTTGGTCAACCACGGAGCGACGCTGGACCCCGAGACCAAG CTGGGATACACTCCCCTGCACGTGGCCTGTCACTACGGCAACGTGAAAATGGTTAATTTCCTGCTGAAGAATCAAGCAAAGGTCAACGCGAGGACAAAG aacggTTACACCCCCCTCCATCAGGCCGCCCAGCagggccacacacacatcatcaacctgctgctgcaccacggAGCACCGGCCAACGAGCTCACCAAC AACGGGAACAGCGCTCTGTCCATCGCCAGGAGGCTCGGCTACATCTCCGTGGTCGACACCCTCAAAGTGGTCTCCGAGGAAACGCTGACCACTCAG ACGGTGATGGAGAAGCACAAGATGAACGTTCCGGAGACGATGAACGAGGTGCTGGACATGTCGGACGACGAAG AGTTGGATGTTGAAAACATCTGCATCAGCTACACCT GTGACGATGCAATGACCGGAGACACGGACAAGTATTTGGCCCCCCAGGACCTGCGGGAGCTGGGGGACGACTCGCTACCCCAGGAAGGCTACGTGGGCTTCAGCGTCGGCGCCCGGTCGCAGAG CCTGCGTTCCTTCAGTTCTGATAGGTCCAACACGCTGAACCGGAGCTCCTTCACGCGGGACAGCATGATGATCGAGGAGATCCTGGCGCCCAGCAAAGACACG ATGCTCTCGAAGGAACGCTCTTTCATTGTAGAGCAGCACCACAAG CTTCTGGCGGCGGCTAAGAACGACAACGACTCTCTGCGGAGGTACAGCTGGACTCCGGACGCGCTGGATAACGTCAACCTGGTGTCGTCGCCCATCCACTCCGG GTTCCTGGTCAGCTTCATGGTGGACGCCAGGGGCGGCTCCATGAGAGGAAGTCGTCACAACGGCATGCGCATCATCATCCCGCCCAGGAAGTGCACGGCGCCCACCAGGATCACCTGTCGGCTGGcgaagagacacaaactggcgACGCCCCCTCCGATGGTGGAAGGAGAAGGGCTGGCCAGCCGCCTGGTGGAGGTCGGTCCGGCTGGAGCTCAGTTCCTGGG GCCTGTGATCGTGGAGATCCCTCACTTTGGCTCCATGCGAGGTCAAGAGCGAGAGCTGATTATACTCCGCAGCGAAAACGGCGAATCCTGGAAGGAGCACCTTTACGACTGCAAGACGGACGACCTCGTCCAGCTGCTCGCCGGGATGGACGAAG AACTGGACAGTCCTggggagctggagaggaagaggatctGCCGCATCATCACCAAGGATTTCCCACAATACTTTGCAGTGGTGTCACGAATCCGGCAGGAGACCAACCAAATGGGGCCGGAGGGCGGGACCCTTTGCAGTCGGAGCGTCCCGTTGGTTCAGGCTTCCTTTCCTGAGGGGGCGTTAACCAAGAAGATCAAAGTGGGACTGCAG GCGCAACCGGTCCCCGACGACACGGTGAAGAAAATCCTGGGCAACCGCGCGACCTTCAGCCCCATTGTTACCGTGGAGCCCAGAAGAAGGAAGTTCCACAAGCCCATCACCATGACGATCCCAGTCCCGCCTCTCTCAGGGGAGGGGCTTACCAATGGTTATAAAGGAGACAGCACTCCGTGTCTCCGCCTGCTCTGCAGCATCACAG GTGGAACGTCTCCAGCTCAGTGGGAGGACATCACCGGCACCACCCCCCTCACCTTTGTCAACGACTGCGTCTCCTTCACCACCAACGTTTCTGCCAG GTTCTGGTTAGCCGACTGCCACCAGATCCCGGAGACAGTGGGTTTGGCCGCGCAGCTCTACAGGGAGCTGATCTGCGTGCCGTACATGGCCAAGTTCGTGGTGTTCGCCAAGATGAACGACCCCGTGGAGTCCAGGCTCAGGTGCTTCTGTATGACGGACGATAAGGTGGACAAGaccctggagcagcaggagaacttCGAGGAAGTGGCCAGGAGCAAAGACATAGAG GTTCTGGAGGGAAGACCCATCTATGTGGACTGCTACGGAAACCTGAGTCCTCTGACTAAAACTGGTCAGCAGTTGGTTCTGAACTTCTACGCCTTCAAGGAGAACCGGCTGCCCTTCTGCGTCAAG GTGAGAGATCCCAGCCAGGAACCCTGCGGCCGGCTTACGTTCCTCAAAGAGTGTAAGCCCCCCAAAGGCCTCCCCCAGACCGCCGTCTGCAACCTGAACATCACGCTTCCCTCCGTGAGGAAG GAAATGGAGTCCGATGCCGAGGACGAG ACTGAAAAGCCAGAGCGACGTCATACCTTTGCATCCCTAGCCTTACGTAAGCGCTACAGCTATCTGGCCGAGCCTGCACTGA AAACAGCAGTTGAGCGGAGCACAGCAGCAAGAACACTGCCTGCTGGTTACCCTCACAAACCTGTCTTTCCAACCAGACCTTACCCACCATGGTCGACTGCTCCTATTACCGTCCCTGTCCAAACAAGGCCCCTCGTCGGAATGGGCCCCTCCTTCATCACTGCCGATTCACAGGCAGGCtcaccagctgcttctccatTGAAAACTCCCTGGAACCTTTCCTCCACATCACCTATCAAAGCCCCACATGGAACTCCATCACCAGCACCTACTTTGGCATCTCCAGTTAAATCGGTTAGCGACGCTGCGTCTTCCTCCCCCACCAGATCGTACAGAACGACGCCTTCCCCCATCAAAACAGTTGCCCAGCTCAGTCAGTACCCTGTCCAAGGGTCCGCCAGCTTTGCTTCCACAGACCCCGCATCTATAAAGAGCCTTGCTTCTTCATACATGACGCCTCCACTTCGTTCAGTACCCAATGGTTCTGTACCATCAGCTCTGGTTACCGCTCCAGCTTCAACAAAGCCAACTTACAACGTGTACCCTTCTAACCTGACTTTTAAAACTGCCCTCGGAGCAGCAGATTCAGCCATGCTCTCATCTCTCAGAAGCGGCTCCAGCTTGTCCTGTCTGAAAACCTCTGCAGATTCAACGCTCTCCTCCAAAGCAGGCAAATCCACACCCTCGTCCCTCTCCTCAACCGGACAGACAACCGTGGCATCCTCCAATCTGATGACCGGATCGGGGTCGCCGGTTAGATACccgtcgtcctcctccacgcCGTCCTCTCCGTCTTTTCGCCAGCTGTCAGAGAGAAGTAGCAGCCTGCAGGAAAGGATCCAGGCCACCACCCAGGCAGCGACCTCCAGTGTCAGTGCAGCTCTAAATGAAGCCATAGACTCGCATTCCGTGTCGGGTTATGGCACACTCAAATCACTGTCGTCCCCGCGCCGGTCTGTAATGTCAAGCTCGACCTACGGGTCTGTCAGAACTGCTCCCGCAACCACAACCTTGTCGGTTTCATCTAGCGCCATGACTGTACCGGTGTATTCCTTCGTCAACGTCATTCCAGAGACTCCTGTCAAACCAGGGCCAGGGTCTCTCAAAGTGGTACTGCCCGATTCTCCTCGTGCCTTGTCTTCGTCTTCACTGCCTTTGTCTTCCTGCCTCACAGCATCAAAGATAAATTCCCAGTTGAAATCTCCCCCATTTATCACACCACCCGTCGTTCACCCAGCTGCAACCTCCAGTCAGGAGATACTTAAAGATGTTGCAGATATGAAAGAAGACCTGATCAGAATGACCGCTATCCTTCAGACAGATACACAGACGGCAGCTAAAACTGTCCAAACGTCAAACACTGGCACCCCTAAAGAGGCCAAGTTAGAGGACGAAGAGCCTTTTGCTCTAGTGGAGAGGGTGAAAGAAGATTTAGTGAAAGTCAGTGAGATTTTACATAAAAATATCATGAATGACAGTAAGGACATAGTGTCAGAGGATGAGTGGGAAGAGTTTTCCAGGGATGAGATTGAGGAGGCACGAAGGAGTGTCGTCTCGGACTATTACCACCCACTCGACGAGAGCACCGTCCTGCTCAAACACCAGTCGAGCAAAGACTTGGATCTGGCTCAAGTCGTGGACTTTTTAACAAATGACATTGGTGCGAGTTCTCTCTCCAGAATGGCAGAGTTAAGATCCAAGTATGCGGAAGAGACCAAAaaagaaggggaggagaagctgaaaagaGTTTTAAAACCATCTATGTCAATACAAGAGCATAAACTCAAAATGCCCCCGCCTGCATCGGGCATGATCAGGTCTCCATCAGAGAAGGATCTCAGTAGATTCACTGAGTCATATCAGGGGACAGATGTTATTTTGGAATCACCTGAGGACCTCTCTCATGAGCAAGAtaagagtcccctgtcagacaGTGGCTTCGAGACCAGGAGCGAAAAGACACCCTCAGCTCCTCAGAGTGCCGAGAGCACGGGACCTAAGCCTTTATTCACTGAGTCTCCTATCCCACCCTGCGTTACTGAGACCAGGACCGAAGTGGTCCACATTAGGAGCTTTGAGCCGTCGGATGAGGCTTGCAAGCCTGTACCTGCAATGGAGGCTGCATCTGCTATTGCGTCCACAGAGCCAGATGCAGCCCAAATGGGCACCACTAAAGCCGTACAGATGAAATTACCAGAGGAAGACTCCATGATGAACAAAAGCGTGTGTCTCAAAGAGGAAACTCACATAACTACTACAACCCGGATGGTCTATCACAAGCCACAGCTGAGTGATGGTGCAGAGATGATAGAGGAAGGTATGTCAGTTAGGGACCTCATGAAAGCCTTCCAGTCGGGTCGGGACCCATCTAAGGAACTGGCAGGCCTTTTTGAGCACAAATCAAACCAGGATTCTGTCAAAGGGGATGAGCTGACACCTAGATTTCTTGACAGAGATATTAAATCCAAACCAAAGGTTGAAAGGATAATTGAGGTTCACATTGAAAAGGGCCACAGCACAGCAGAGCCAACTGAGGTCATCATCAGGGAAACCAAAAAACATCCAGAGCTTTACGTCTATAAAGGTGACCACGGAATTAAGGAACTTACTGGTTATGATGAGggccagcaggaggaggaggagctcactGCAGAAGAAATTCTGCCTTCTTTCCTAGAATCCCGTGTCAACACCCCGGTAtcacaggaggaggacagtCGCCCGAGTTCTGCCCAACTAATAGCAGATGATTCATACAAAGCCCTGAAACTGCTCAGTCAGCACTCTATAGAATATTGTGATGATGAGCTATCAGAAATCAGAGGGGAGTCGTACAATTTTGCAGAGAAAATGCTCCTCTCGGAGAAACTCGATACGTCATTATCACACTCTGATTTAGATGATGCTGACAAAAAGCACCACCTGTATTCTGGTCAGAGTGGCGCCGAGTTTCAGCAGCAAGGAAGCCCCAAAAGAGAATTTGCTTCCAAGTCCTCAAAAGACGGCTCCCCTAAGGCTGGCAAATTCCTGCAGAGGGATGAGCCGTCTCAGTTTGATAAAGTTACTGTCCTTCATTACTCCACAGAGCAGGGAAGTCCCAAACATGCCGTCTGGATGAGATTTACAGAGGATAAACAAGACAGAAGCAGGGATAAGCTGCTATATGAGGACAGGGTAGACCAAACTGTAAAGGAAGCCGAGGAAAAGCTCTGTGAGGTGTCTCAGTTCTTTAGAGACAAAACGGAAAAACTGAACGATGAGCTGCAGTCCCcagaaaaaaagcctttgaGAAGAGAGGTGCAGGAACCTAGGTCCTGGCCGAGCTCGGCGTGCAGTAGTCCCGAGAAAACGGTGCAGAAACCTAAAACGGGCAATGAGGTCATTGGTAAAAGTAAGCTCAAGGAGCCTTCCATTGTTAAAGTATTTGGAAGTACTGGCACGCCTGAAAAGAAAAGTTCCAGTTTACCAAGCAGTCCCCAGAGAGGCATTTCTGTCCGTGCCAGTGAGGATACCATCAAAAAAGAGAGTAAAATCAGTGAGTCTGAGCGCTCAACATCCAAAGTCAGTGCAGTGAGAATGAAGTTTGAATCTGCAGCTCAAAAACAAAGTCCATCTAGTCCAATAAAAATTCCTCCTCCAGTGCAACCAAAACCTTCAATAAAAAAATTACAGGAGAGCAAACTCCCCGTTTATCAGCATTCACCAGCAGGGAAAGTATCCAAAGTGTCTGAAACGGCAGAAAAAATGAGCCCAACGAAGGACGCGTGTCCTCTCACGGATGGCGGCAAGCCGTCATCAAAAATCGCCAAACTTGCTGAAGACAAACTTTCAAAAAAGAATGTTCCATTAGAGTCACTGCGAATTAATCTAACGGAGGTGCACAGAGTGGTCTCTAAAGATAAGAATATTCACCCCAATCAGAATACAACTCTGCCACAAGAGAAAGATGCTGGAAAGAACAACTGGGTCACAAAACGTGAGACTACTACCAAAGGCCCTGTAGCCGAGGTGCCCCAGAAAGACCCGGAACTGATAAACACAAACCTTAGAAAAAAGCCAGAATCCCAAATTCCGGTAAAATCGTCTTCCACTTTAGAGACTGACCTCAcaacaaaacagacaataacTAAATCGCAAATACCTACAATAGCCAGGAGCAAAACCCAGAAAAGTGTAGAGACGCCAGTGGATACAGACAAAACTGACAAAACATTTGAGATTCTAGATAACGCCCCCAGAGATTCCAACTTCAACAACCTACCCAGCCCCAGAGAGGCGCTAGAAAAAGTCCTAACTCCTCCGACCACTGGAACAAAAGAGAATTTCAAGGGTATCAAAACATTACCGGTATATGTTAGTGTCCAGGTGGGACGGCAGGCAGAACGAGAGGCAAAAGGGTCCCTTTACACAGTAAAGCAGACCACAAACTCCACACTTAGCCCCATTAGCCCGGATGATGACACAATGGAACAGGTCTCCTTCATAGATAGTTCTGGAAAAAGCCCTGTAACACCAGAGACCCCCAGCTCTGAGGAGGTCAGCTACGACCTTACATCCAGGACGCCTGACGGCTTTATGGGGTTCGTGCCAGGCAAACCCAGTCCCATTATGGAGGTATGTGAGGAgtctgaggaagatgaagataaaGTTGTTTTATCTTTTAGAGAGAAAACACCAGAACCTGTTGTACCTCCCACCCAAGCAGAcctggctaatgctaacagggaAGAACCAAAAACGATTGATAACCAGCCAAATATCAACCAACTAGAAAAAAACCCCGATGGCAGTTACGATGAAGGGCTAGACCAGGTGCAGCGAGAAGTCTCGAAGGATAAAGGCATCGCTTATATTGAAttccccccgcctcctcctttGGACTCGTCAGAAATTTCCGATGCAGAAAGGAAAGGTTCCTGTGGCTCTTCAGAGACCGAGAcggagatgatggaggtgaaTTTACAGGAGGAACACGACAAGCATCTTCTGACTGAGCCAATCATACGTATCCAGCCCCCCACCCCGGTGCTTCCCAGTGCAGATGAAAGTCAGTCCAATGAGGACGAGTCCGATCGGGATGATGACGAGTCAATATTTCAACCCATTCCCAGTAAGAAATTTTTTTCCAAAGCTCccggagaggatgagggagaaaagaagatggagaaagaaaagacggCTAAGATCAAAAAACCTGATAAAAATGGGAACAACAATGGTGATGGTACCAATGGTTCCAACGGTGAAGCGGAGGACTATGAATGTGAACAAAATGGAAACGATCAATCGATCACAGACTGTTCAATCGCCACAACAGCCGAATTTTCTCACGACACAGATGCAACAGAGATAGACTCACTGGATGGATATGAACTCCAGGACGAGGACGATGGACTGTGTGAGGAAGCAGATTTACAACTGTTTGGGCTTCCCAACAGCCGCAGAGATGTGTGGGCGACGGACACGTTCAGGTCAGCGGACCATTCATTCCCGCCCACCAAACTGGAAGTGATTGAAGAAGAGAAAAGCCCAGAAGAATGCCAAACGGACCCTTTCAATAACGAGGTCCCATCAAACGGTGAAAAGGCTGATGGTGTCAGTCCTggtgaggttaaaggtcaggacCAAAAACCCTCAGGTAAGGAGGGATTTTCAGACACTTACTTCAGTTACAAGTTAGGAGAGGATTTTAATTCTCCATTTAAGACTGTTGCCACCAAAGGACTGGACTTTGACCCGTGGCCCAgtaaaggtggagaagaagtcGTTCACGTTGGAGGGCCGCAGGGAGGCGAAGGTGAGCCTAAGCCTTTTGGACTGGCGGTGGATGACCAGTCCCAGGCCACAACGCCGGACACTACCCCGGCCCGAACTCCAACAGACGATAGCACGCCAACAAGCGAGCCGAACCCATTCCCCTTCCATGAAGGGAAGATGTTTGAGATGACGCGCAGTGGTGCGATTGACATGAGCAAGAGGGACATGGTGGAGGAGAGACTCCAGTTTTTTCAGATTG gccctcAGAGTCCCTGTGAGAGAACCGACCTCCGCATGGCGATAGTAGCTGATCATCTGGGACTCAGCTGGACCG AGCTGGCCCGGGAGCTGGATTTCTCTGTGGAAGAGATCAACTTCATCAGAGTGGAGAATCCTAACTCCCTAACAGCTCAGAGCTTCATGCTTTTAAAGAAATGGGTGCACAGGGACGGTAAAAACGCCACAA cggaTGCTCTAACCGCGGTGCTGACTAAGATCAATCGGTTGGACATTGTGACTTTGCTGGAAGGGCCCATATTTGACTACGGTAACATTTCAGGCACTCGCTGCTTTGCCGATGATAACGCAGTTTTCCCGGATCAGTCCGATG GATACCAAAACCTAGATCTGGAGCTGAAAACCCCCACTGACCTGAAGTACGAGCCCCCCACCCCGCTGCGCTCAGACGACTTCTTTAGCGACGGCGACAATAGCACAGACGCCCGTAGCCAGACTGCGCTTACTAGACCTAGTGACCTCTCCATCACCCAGACCTCCAAAGAGCTCCTCGGTGTTGCCTCTGGAGCCCCCATCATCCAGGCTGAAGACACGGCTTTGGGCGGCGAAGCGCGGGAAGAAGCGGCCAGGCTGGCGGCCTGCGAGAGGCCGGATAATGACAGAAGGGCAGCGGAGAAATTCCGGAAGGGAGCAGACGAGCGTGCTGAGGGCGTCGAGGAGGGTGGTGCCTCAGGCAGCCGTCATGGA